TGAGTAATATTCATGCAGATATTCCCCCATCATCAAGTGCTCTCTCTGTGACAACACTACAATAGCATGCTCACAAGGTTTCCCTGTTGCTTGCCACTCCAGACAGGAGCACTCATGTAAACAAAGCTTCACCACATGCCTCCTCATGTTCCTTTTGTTCATAACCTCAGCACAGTTACTTGAGGCATTCACAACCTTGTAGTGCATGAGTCCCCTACTCTTGCATACAAGCTGTTGAACCACTGTTGGCAGTTTGTCATGATGCAGTTTCTCACCTAATTGTCTTCTGAGGTTGAATAGATTCATTAATCTTATCCTGATGTTGTCAATCAGCTCATGAACAGGTAGGTCCTTCAGATCTCTTATCCAACTGTTAGAACTTTCTGCCAAGTGGTTATTGATATGATCAACTTTGATATATGTATTAAAGCCACTTCTGTACCATAACAAAGAATGATAGGTGTTTAGATATACACCAAATTCTAGACAACCCCCCTCAGAGACTGACAACATCTTATCCATATGGTACTTGAAAGTGTCTTGCTTGTAGGCTCTTGCTGCTGGCCACATTCTTCCAAAAACTCTTCCTTGAAACTTTTTAACCAAATTGAGCCAGAAATGGCCGAAGCACTCCCTCTGCTCTGCATGTGGAAACACATTTTTTACTGCATTCTCAAGACTCTTACAAGCATCAGTGCATATTGCTAAGGGATTCATATGTCCTATTGACCTGTGCAACTGCATCATGAACCAAGTCCAATCAGCCTCTGTCTCTGACTGAAACAAGCCTACTGCAATTGGAAACATCCAATTATTGACATCTAGAGCAATGGCCGCAGCCAACTGCCCATTCCATTTCCCATTCAACGCAGTGGAGTCTATGCTCAAGTATGGACGGCACCCTGCTTTAATACCATCCAAACAAGGCTTCATAGCCATAAAGAACCTAGAAAAAAATACCCTACCATCATCTTTTGTATAGGTATCTATCTCAACTACGCTGCCAGGTGACCTCAATTGCATTTCAGCCCTAAAGTTGTACAACATTATGAATGTATTGCCCTAGTCACCATACAGATCCTTTATAGCTCTTTGCTTCCCTTTCCAAACAGTGTTGTAGCTAATTGTGCACTTGTAATCTCTTTCCAAATCGTCTTGAAGTTGTTTTGCAGTTGTGCCTGGTGTTTTGGCCAAAATGGGCTTCACCTTTTCTGCAACCCAGGCTTGAGAAGTCATCTTCATAACTCTCCTCCCGGATGACATACATGTGTGGTCATGTGGCATCCGATTGACCCTTATGAACCTCCCGTCAGGTTGCCTTCTCGCAGTCATATACCATCGACAAGGGATCATATTCCCATCCTTACCCCTGCATTTCGCAGTGAACCTGTTCTTGTCAGTCCATGCCGTCTTACCTTCAAGCTCTTTCTTCACAGCATATGACTTGAAAGCCATCTTCAATTCCTCCATACTAGACCAAAACGTGCCCACTGATATATCAGGATCATCTTTGTCATAAACCGCGCGCATCTCTTCTTCATTTCCGTCATCTACTACATCTCCTCCTTGTTCAAAGAGCTTATCAACTTCATCTTGGTAATCATCACCACGTGCCTCCGGGGGCACACTCTGTTCAGGAGGGGGCAGCGGCAACGTCTTCTTATCGTTAGGCAACCAAATGCCAAGAAGTTTGGCCATTTGACACTCGCTGAAAATTTGCGGAGCAATATCTGTTGGCATATGAATATCTACTTTACTCCAATCAATAAATCCTTCTACCTGCCCCGACCCCAAATCATCTGGCAGATTTAGATTGTTCGGACCGAAATCTTGCACATTCCGCACGGGCTCGCTATCTGCAAAGAATGCTAAGTCGTTGATGGCATTTGCAGCTTGCGACCGAACGAATCCTACAGGTGAGTCCTCGCTGCCATCGATTATCTCCGCATAAATTGTTGTCTCAGGTTCCTCTATACCTCTCCGACCGTGTACGATCGCTTCAGTAAGCTGCCGAGCTGTCGTGATTCGCCGGTACTGATTCCTCTCCAAATAGCTACCTAATTCCAGCTCTTGCCTTGTACCCCAAACTACCGTCTTACCCAACTCCCATATGAAATCTACAACACTGATGCCATCCACCTTGATTCTCACCATTTCTATGGAATTCCTCTTAATCACCCTCTCACTACCGTCGTATAGCTTTCCAATGCAAGGACGAAACTTCACTCTCACAGGTTCCTAACCATCGAGGGGTTGTTCATTCCTACAGGGCACGGAACCAAATCAATTTCCTCGCCCCGCTAGCAATTGCTTGACAGAAATCAAATCGGCGATAATTGAATGAAATTACTGCTTGAGGGAACGAAGCTTACTCAGTACGAGCCGGTTCGGGTGAATCCATCTCTCAAATCAAGCCACCCCCCCCCACAAACCCTAGAAATGGGGAACAGAAGAAATCAGCGCCATTGGACTCGAATCAAGCCAAACAAGATGAAATAGAGCATGGTACTGGGCTAGGGTGAGACGCGGGGTACTTGATCTGATGTGATGTTGCCCAAGGCAATAACGCTACCGCTTTgagcgccgccggcgtcatccaGAAGAACTGCGTCGCCGCCTGCTGGACTGTCGGGTCGGGTACGAGCTCACAGGGacgaggaagaatggcggctGGCTACTAGCTAATGTtgggcccgcatgtcaggATATACCGCGTGGCAAGTTCTCGGGGGACCCACAGCTCTCTAACCAAACTCTACTTAGAACTGTCCGGTTGATGATAATGTTAAAAACTTGCCCACGGGAAATTTTGCATTTACCCCCTGACGGTGTACTTTGTCAATTGGTAGCGTGCCCAACAGTTTCAATCGTATAACTCAAAATAACCAGCCTTCCTTTCTGTTTCTATGCGCTTTAACGGTTTAGAAAAGCGATTGCCCCTTCGATGCCATGGCGAATTCGATGAGGGGATAGATCTGGATATGGGTGGATGCttgtttccttcttcttcctccttggaTATAAAAACAGTCTGATTAGGGTTTCCGCAGTTCCACGAGTAATAGAAGCGTCCGGATATATACAAGAGGGCCGCGGCACGAGTAACGGGAATTCCGAAATTTGCAGCTGAGAGCTCAACAAcgcggaaaaaaaaagtcagtgCAGACGCCTGCATCGTGGTTCCAAGTTCCATGCAGAGCCAACAAGGGCCGTCGATTTCACACGCGAGGACGGCCGGCAATGAACGATCGACCAGACCGTCCGGGCCGATCCGATGCGATCCTTTTAGACTACCGCTGCatttggcattgaggtggattatgataatcccgTTTTTTCACCCGCTTATcgatttttcttgttttggttAACCGATTTTTCGCTACTTTCGTGTGCATTTTTTCacaacagattataaaataagttcaacgCAACACAGTTCGACAATGTCAAACTGAGCCTacatgcagcagcaacagtaTTTGTGCTTTGGCATCTGGGTTTCGCACTAGTGGTCGCAATCTGGTGTCACATGGCAGCTCTCGAAGCACATGTACTGGCCCATCCCTGCGAATACCGAAACCGCCCAAAAAAAACGTCGAAGGTCTCATTTGGAACGCAGAATTGTAAACACTATCTTATCGTGCCAACCTTCAACAGAAAATCTATGGTCGAGAAACAGAGGGGGAATACAGACCTGGTGAGACAAGCAGGGAAGTACAGACTGCAGCAGTGACAAGGATCTTGAAGAGGACAGATCGAAAAGTTACAGCAGCCATCTTAGACGACTTGTACGTGGAAGCAAACCTTGTGTGGTTTTTCTTGTACCCCAGAAATTGGGCAGTAATGATCGTACTATACGGTTTATCAAAGACATTATATATTGTTATTTAGGGAAAATGCCATGTAATTATGGGACCAAACTCGGAGGATATATGCTGTAATTTTACAGCAGAACAATGCCTTCCCATTGTGTGGCTTCATTGTACAACAAGATATATCAGTCTTTGTGCAGGATCGCTTTTGCCTGCCGTAGTACccttcaaaaaataaaaagggaaaagggaAAGGCTACTTTCCAGGCTACTTtcccttttccctttttatGTTCATTTGTACAGCTATACAAATGAACATATTCAGATTGGCTAAACAGGACATCACAGCCCATTTACAGATGATGGTGAcctgggaaaaaaaaatgcaatgcaGTACAATTAGAGGGAGCTGTACAGGAGTTACTTCAGGTTGCAATGCCTcacttgtttgtttgtttctcaAATTTCAACTTAGCACGCAAGGTGAGAAGGTTACTGCTGTAAATTTTCATGCTTTTGGAGGAACACCTTCGATCTTATATCAGCCTAAACAAAGGATAACCAATTAGTACACGAGATACACCAAACAACATGAGAGATACTTATCAAGAAATTCAACCTGGCGTGTGGGCTCTGGAACACGATATTTAGAGCAGTACTTCACTATCCCAATGGCAGAGTCGAGCGAAATGCGATGGCCAATTGATATGTAGATTGGCTTCGATGAACCAGGGCAGGAACGCATTGCCTGGGACAAATTAACAGTTGGGTTCATGTGCAACATCATCCATTTCATTAACAGGAAATGTATGAAAATAAAAACCACAATATACATTTAGCAGTCTAATATAGAATCTCTTACCGCTCCCCATGTCATCCCAGATTGTCCAGTCAATGGAATAAATTCCTTATTGCagttttcttttgcttctAGTTTTCTTCTGATTTCAGACTGGTTAAGGCCATCTACATGGTGCAGCTGGAGCATTGAAAACACTGAGGATTTAGTAATCCCTAAAAGGAGAACAAAGAGAGAAGAGCTTGAGAATGCTACAAAATAATTGCAGCACCACTGAATTAACCTACATTTTTTCCAACTCCGATGGTCGGCATGTCTGCAAGGACACCGAGATGACATGCTAAACCAAAACCTGCTGAGCATATATACGTTAGAGAGTGAACCATTCACATATTGATTATAACTGATGCAGCTTGCAACAGTCCGACAAGATGTATTGTATTCCTAAGGGCTTCTGACTATGAAGTTTGGATCGCCTTAGTCTTCTATAAACACGTGAATCACTATAATGTCATGAACAAAGTTCCAAGTATGGATCACCTCAGTGTTTTATAAACACGTGAATCACTATAATGTCACGAACAAAAAGTTCCATGTAAAACCAATAACATGATCTAAATAGCATAGACCTTTACAATCTATAATCACATGTGCAGTGTATCCTACTAGGGCCAAACTTGCTATTGGCAACATGCTGTATTACTTGAACTATTACAGTACAGAGTGCATAAgtctactactccctccgtccaacaaaagatgtctcaagtttgtcaaaatttggatgtatttagacatgacttagtctatagatgcattcaaatttagtcaaagttgagacatcctttgttggacggaggaagtatgtaaTTTGTGTGTTACCTCGTGGATGGAGTAATCCATTTCCATCAACCATGAGTAACTGCCAAGACAGAATGACATCTTATAAAAGGCACTGACAAGGACAGATGATATTGTAACAAATGTTGTATTAGAAGACGACTGCTATGCTAAAAGGTAAATTCACATGAAAATTTACAAGCCAAAAAGATTAATCTCATGGAGACTAAATGCTTGAATGGTATAGTATATTGTTTGTTATCATCACAGCCAACAAGGAAATACAGCATGGGACAATATTCCCAGTAACCCTATTTGCATAGAAACACATGACCTATTTCATAGGACCCTCATGTGGCCTCAACATCTTAGAAAATTTATGTCATCTAACTGAGGTATGTGCAAAATtttcttctactccctccgtccggaattacttgtctcagaattagtacaaagttgtactaaatcaaagacaagtaattccggacggagggagtactaaatttccTTCTTGCTACAGAAATATTTTAGAGAACGTCCTGTTCTAAAGTGTTATCCGCCAAACAAAGAACACCAAAACAAGGAGCAGTACAGTTACAACCACCGCGAAGGAAATTTTTACCTGGGGGTAGAAATGATGAGCATTGGTCTTCATTTTCTCCAAGACTCCTAAAAGAATGGGAGCCTGTAAACGtatgtagttttttttatgatatGAGTTCTCCGATTTAAGTAGTAATATGAAAGTATACATGGTGTTTACAAAGTAGCATacccaaaagagaaaaaaaaattgtggatACTCTGCTATGTTCTACAATAGCTAGATTTGCATTGTCAATACTAGACTTATCTGGCTCTAGAGAtaacaaagaaaacataacTAGTTACGAGACATGTAACTAACAAATAATGTTGATTGGAACACACACAATTAGAAATGTTTGAAGCTGTTTTGCACATTTTAGTGACTACTGTCCAACATTTTAGAGATACAGTGGTAGTCCAAGAATTTAATTTTACTCACTTACCGTGAAGAGAATTAAACTTTTGAGGTCACTGGAGTGAAGGACATGAGAACATGGATAAACTGCATATGTACACAATTTTCTTCATTCAAAACAAACTCACAAACAAAGAGGGCTCTTTGTCGCTGTACCTCTCTGAAAGCAAGAAACCCAGGAATATAAGGCACTTGCATTCGAACAAGATCAAATTCCTCATGGACAATTTCCAAAGTATTAGCATCTAAAACCACCACCGCAGCACATGCCGTGGAAGGGTCTTCTTTCAGGAAGCTAATGTCAACCCCACCTACATACTTCAGTTTGCCCCTGGCATCACTCTGATCTGAATTCGAGTTAGCACAGGGTAAAGACCACTCAAACTCATCTTCAAGGATGAGCCTGCTCTTGAGCACGTCCTGCGTTCTGCATCACCAAACAACCAGCAAATCATCTTCTTGCAGGAATCAATGTATGGAATCTGTAAATTGGCACTAGAAAAGGCACACATACCTCGTCCATTCCTGTTTCTGCAGCGCCGGCTCGCAGCCATCTCCTTCTCTACCCCCCTGATTACCACTATCCATTCCCCTTTGTGTAATATGTTCCTCGGAGGGGCAGCAGATTCTCGCGCGGCGATTCAAGACTCCGGGAGAAAGACGGAAACCCCCAAAATCTTGCTGTCGGGTCGGTCGATTCGGCAACAGGAGTCCGATCgatgccgccggcgacgagctcctCGCGCCGACTAGGCGCCGACTCCCTCTCAGTCTCGATCGGAAAGCCTTGTTTTTATTGGGCCTTTGGGCTGGTAATGGTGAATGGCCGTGATACGGCCCGTCCAGGACTCTCTTATTTGGAAGTACCGGCTCCTTATTATCAACTTCAGGGGAATAACCCCCATTTACATTCCTGCGGTTTGGTCTTTGCATGTTCCTCCAAAAATACATGTTTTTCTCTGGCTGGTATCACACAATAGGATAATGACGAGGGATAATctgaaaaaaaggaacattAAAAAACCTGAAGGTTGTGTTTTCTGTTCTGAAAAAGAGATCATCCATCACCTTTTTCTTTGACTGTG
This is a stretch of genomic DNA from Brachypodium distachyon strain Bd21 chromosome 1, Brachypodium_distachyon_v3.0, whole genome shotgun sequence. It encodes these proteins:
- the LOC100824052 gene encoding endonuclease V, whose protein sequence is MDSGNQGGREGDGCEPALQKQEWTRTQDVLKSRLILEDEFEWSLPCANSNSDQSDARGKLKYVGGVDISFLKEDPSTACAAVVVLDANTLEIVHEEFDLVRMQVPYIPGFLAFREAPILLGVLEKMKTNAHHFYPQLLMVDGNGLLHPRGFGLACHLGVLADMPTIGVGKNLHHVDGLNQSEIRRKLEAKENCNKEFIPLTGQSGMTWGAAMRSCPGSSKPIYISIGHRISLDSAIGIVKYCSKYRVPEPTRQADIRSKVFLQKHENLQQ